One Cryobacterium psychrophilum DNA segment encodes these proteins:
- a CDS encoding 8-oxo-dGTP diphosphatase, giving the protein MTVPQVCVCYLTRRTPTGEFQVLLGRKKRGLGLGNIVGLGGKLERGETAVDAAVREIEEESGLVVEAQNLVPLGVLTYLFPHRDSWSQVSTVFVCSEWTGTPRESDELNPEWFAVAALPVKDMWDDAKHWLPGVLDGAPAHATFTFGPDLKTVVPNA; this is encoded by the coding sequence ATGACTGTGCCCCAGGTGTGCGTGTGCTACCTCACTCGACGGACGCCGACGGGTGAATTTCAGGTGCTGTTGGGGCGCAAGAAGAGGGGCCTCGGACTCGGAAATATTGTGGGTCTGGGCGGCAAACTCGAACGGGGTGAGACCGCGGTGGATGCCGCCGTGCGCGAGATCGAGGAGGAGTCCGGCCTGGTCGTTGAGGCGCAGAACCTGGTTCCGCTCGGCGTGCTCACGTACCTGTTCCCGCACCGAGACTCCTGGAGCCAGGTATCCACCGTGTTCGTCTGCTCCGAGTGGACCGGCACGCCCCGCGAATCCGATGAGCTCAACCCCGAGTGGTTTGCGGTGGCGGCGCTGCCTGTCAAGGACATGTGGGACGACGCGAAGCACTGGCTTCCCGGCGTCCTTGATGGCGCCCCCGCCCACGCCACGTTCACCTTCGGCCCCGACCTCAAGACAGTGGTACCCAATGCCTGA
- a CDS encoding NCS2 family permease: protein MRARVDNYFEITSRGSTWAREMRGGLVTFVTMAYIVILNPLILGGFSADQAAVDVAGNWLPNAQVAAVTALTAGVMTILFGLVARLPYGFAAGLGINSFLAVSVVGQVTWPEAMGLVLINGVIIVILASTGMRELIFNAVPRQLKIAITVGIGLFIAFIGLVDSGFVRSSGAASPPVQLGDQGSITTLPTAVFVIGLVIIGVLLARKVKAALLIGIVATTIIAVILESIFKVGPSFGVNPDGWNLNAPVVPTEIMAVPDLSLIGQVSFGAFDRIGMLAGVMLVFTLVFTNFFDAMGTMTGLANEAGLADKNGNFPRLKSALIVEGIGAVAGGAASASSNTVFIESGAGIGEGARTGLANIVTGVLFLAAMFFTPLTEIVPLEVAAAALVIVGAMMVSQIRHVDFSEFSIVLPVFLTIIVMPLTYSIANGIGAGFVSWVLVRSFSGKGKEISPLLWVVAAGFVLFFVRGPVEALLGA from the coding sequence GTGAGGGCCAGAGTCGACAACTATTTTGAGATCACCAGTCGCGGGTCCACGTGGGCCCGTGAAATGCGCGGCGGCCTGGTCACCTTCGTCACCATGGCCTACATCGTCATCTTGAACCCGCTGATCCTCGGCGGGTTCAGCGCCGACCAGGCCGCCGTTGACGTGGCCGGCAACTGGCTGCCCAACGCACAGGTTGCGGCGGTCACCGCGCTGACCGCCGGGGTCATGACGATCCTCTTCGGTCTCGTTGCTCGCCTCCCGTACGGCTTCGCTGCCGGGCTCGGCATCAACTCCTTCCTGGCCGTGAGCGTTGTCGGCCAGGTCACCTGGCCCGAGGCCATGGGCCTCGTGCTCATCAACGGAGTCATCATTGTGATCCTGGCCTCGACGGGCATGCGGGAACTCATCTTCAATGCCGTTCCCCGGCAGTTGAAGATCGCTATCACGGTGGGTATCGGACTGTTCATCGCCTTCATCGGCCTCGTCGACTCGGGATTCGTGCGGTCCAGCGGCGCGGCCTCGCCGCCGGTACAGCTGGGTGACCAGGGTTCCATCACCACCCTGCCCACCGCGGTCTTCGTGATCGGCCTCGTCATCATCGGTGTGCTGCTGGCCCGCAAGGTGAAAGCGGCCCTGCTCATCGGCATCGTTGCGACGACGATCATCGCGGTCATACTCGAATCCATTTTCAAGGTTGGCCCATCATTCGGGGTGAACCCGGATGGGTGGAACCTCAACGCCCCGGTTGTGCCCACCGAAATTATGGCCGTTCCCGACCTGAGCCTGATCGGCCAGGTGAGCTTCGGCGCGTTTGACCGCATCGGCATGCTGGCCGGGGTGATGCTCGTCTTCACTCTTGTCTTCACCAACTTCTTCGATGCCATGGGCACGATGACCGGGCTCGCCAATGAAGCCGGCCTTGCCGATAAGAACGGTAACTTCCCGCGCCTGAAATCAGCGCTCATCGTCGAGGGCATCGGCGCGGTAGCCGGGGGCGCGGCATCCGCGTCGTCAAACACCGTGTTCATCGAATCCGGTGCGGGCATCGGCGAGGGTGCACGCACGGGGCTGGCCAACATCGTCACCGGCGTGCTGTTTCTCGCGGCCATGTTCTTCACGCCGCTGACCGAGATTGTCCCGCTTGAAGTCGCCGCGGCCGCTCTCGTGATCGTCGGGGCCATGATGGTTTCCCAGATCCGTCACGTGGACTTCTCGGAGTTCTCGATCGTGCTCCCGGTCTTTTTGACCATTATCGTCATGCCGCTCACGTACTCGATCGCCAACGGCATCGGCGCGGGATTCGTGAGCTGGGTGCTCGTTCGCTCCTTCTCGGGCAAGGGCAAGGAGATCAGCCCCCTGCTCTGGGTTGTCGCGGCTGGTTTTGTGCTGTTCTTCGTGCGCGGACCGGTCGAGGCCCTGCTCGGCGCGTAG
- a CDS encoding GDSL-type esterase/lipase family protein, giving the protein MSVSIVFLGDGLIAGGKWAEWLPDYDVTNLGVSGNTTDEIVAGLDSVIALEPDAIVMLIGTNDLGWRRSDEYVVRNVETILYRLRKALPQTRLLVQSVFPRDRDLANTIRNINRHIWQYAPTQHALYLDLWPALAQSDGVIDPRFSEDYLHLTEAGYEAWVSELKPGLEMLFEQPTSTTSIPIQRA; this is encoded by the coding sequence ATGTCTGTATCCATCGTGTTTTTGGGTGATGGCCTCATTGCGGGCGGCAAGTGGGCAGAATGGTTGCCCGATTACGACGTCACCAATCTGGGCGTGAGCGGGAACACGACCGATGAGATCGTTGCCGGTCTCGACTCCGTAATTGCGCTGGAGCCCGACGCCATAGTGATGTTGATCGGAACCAACGATCTCGGGTGGCGCAGGTCTGACGAGTACGTCGTACGGAATGTGGAAACGATTCTGTATCGCCTGCGCAAGGCGCTGCCGCAGACGCGGCTGCTGGTGCAGTCCGTTTTTCCTCGAGATCGGGACCTGGCCAACACCATCCGTAACATCAATCGGCACATCTGGCAGTACGCACCAACCCAGCACGCACTGTACCTCGACCTGTGGCCGGCTCTCGCCCAATCGGATGGTGTGATCGACCCGCGATTCTCCGAAGACTATCTGCACCTCACCGAGGCAGGGTACGAGGCCTGGGTCTCCGAACTCAAACCGGGCCTCGAGATGCTGTTCGAACAACCGACCTCCACAACGTCGATCCCGATCCAGCGCGCCTGA
- a CDS encoding inorganic phosphate transporter: protein MPDLSLIVVLVIALALVFDFTNGFHDTANAMATPIATGAMKPKVAVGVAALLNLVGAFLSTEVARTISGGIITEGENGVLITPELIFAGLIGATVWNLVTWLRGLPSSSSHALFGGLIGAAIIGIGTNAVDFGVVGAKVVLPALIAPLIAGLVALLATRLAYAITRREAGKPDGRGGFRSAQIFSSSLVALAHGTNDAQKTMGVITLTLIAGGFQAVGSGPAFWVIAVCALAIALGTYTGGWRIIRTMGTGLTEVKPAQGFAAEASTAATILASSHLGFALSTTQVASGSVIGSGLGRRGATVRWGMAGRISLGWIMTLPASAIMGAFAAGLTALGPIGIFLDALIGGLVIAVLFRWSRRNRVTHNTMLNDIDDAGRVVRITKTPRRRKRTDGKTGKEMAL from the coding sequence ATGCCTGACCTCAGCCTGATCGTGGTGCTCGTCATCGCGCTCGCTCTCGTGTTCGACTTCACCAATGGGTTCCACGACACGGCGAATGCCATGGCAACGCCGATCGCGACCGGGGCAATGAAACCCAAGGTCGCCGTGGGAGTCGCCGCCCTCCTCAACCTCGTGGGCGCCTTCCTCTCCACCGAGGTGGCCAGGACCATCTCCGGCGGCATCATCACCGAGGGTGAAAACGGTGTGCTCATCACGCCGGAACTCATCTTCGCCGGCCTGATCGGGGCCACGGTGTGGAACCTCGTCACGTGGTTACGGGGTCTGCCGTCCAGCTCGAGTCACGCGCTGTTCGGTGGCCTGATCGGCGCCGCTATCATCGGCATCGGAACGAACGCCGTCGACTTCGGTGTCGTGGGCGCCAAGGTCGTGCTGCCCGCGCTCATCGCGCCGCTGATCGCCGGGTTGGTCGCGCTTCTGGCCACAAGACTCGCCTATGCCATAACCCGGCGTGAGGCGGGAAAGCCGGATGGCCGCGGCGGATTCCGCTCCGCCCAGATCTTCTCCTCCTCCCTGGTCGCGCTCGCGCACGGCACCAACGACGCCCAGAAGACCATGGGCGTCATCACCCTGACACTCATCGCCGGTGGCTTCCAGGCCGTCGGTAGCGGACCGGCCTTCTGGGTCATCGCCGTCTGCGCCCTCGCCATCGCCCTCGGCACGTACACGGGCGGCTGGCGCATCATCCGCACCATGGGCACCGGCCTCACCGAGGTCAAACCCGCCCAGGGTTTCGCCGCCGAAGCGAGCACGGCCGCGACGATCCTTGCTTCGAGCCACCTCGGATTCGCCCTATCCACCACCCAGGTGGCGTCTGGCTCTGTCATCGGGTCGGGGCTCGGCCGTCGCGGCGCCACCGTGCGCTGGGGCATGGCCGGTCGCATCTCCCTCGGCTGGATAATGACCCTGCCGGCGTCGGCGATCATGGGCGCTTTTGCCGCCGGGCTGACCGCGCTCGGGCCGATCGGAATCTTCCTCGACGCCCTCATCGGCGGTCTGGTCATTGCGGTGCTGTTCCGCTGGTCACGCCGAAACCGGGTCACGCACAACACGATGCTGAACGATATTGACGATGCCGGCCGCGTGGTCAGGATCACGAAGACGCCGAGGCGCCGCAAGCGCACGGACGGTAAGACTGGCAAGGAGATGGCACTGTGA
- a CDS encoding mycoredoxin — protein sequence MEFVPGTGTITMFTTTWCGYCSRLKSQLKRAGIGYREVNVEEVEGTSELVMSLNGGNRTVPTVLFPDGSSAANPSLAEVQAKLA from the coding sequence ATGGAATTTGTACCTGGCACCGGAACCATCACCATGTTCACGACAACGTGGTGCGGCTACTGCTCGCGGCTCAAGTCGCAGCTGAAGCGGGCGGGCATCGGGTACCGAGAGGTCAACGTCGAAGAGGTCGAGGGAACGTCGGAGCTCGTGATGAGCCTCAACGGGGGAAACCGAACGGTACCCACCGTGCTGTTCCCCGACGGTTCGAGTGCGGCCAACCCCTCCCTCGCCGAGGTGCAGGCCAAACTCGCCTGA
- a CDS encoding carboxylesterase/lipase family protein translates to MTVPASKIAREQIDELVRRVSGGDVRGVRERGVLSWRGIPYAAAPVGDLRFRSPRPVSAWSGVRPAHEFGAVAPQSHRGQFIGAHPRIPQGEDCLNLNVIVPDDAATPVGAQEKALRPVMVFIHGGAYSVGSSREVPKQGEGLVRRGGIVYVSLNYRLGALGYLDFSRYSTPERPFESNLGLRDQVAALQWVQENIREFGGDPDAVTLFGESAGGNAVTTLMTVPTAAGLFHRAIAQSAPANAVYPPSLTARWAAEFVQSLAEVRGAPAEPAGAETGDPAVRLLLDTDPARLAEATTELTLRTPDQDPGTIPLCPVIDGVFLPERPLDAFRDGRAHRVPLIIGTNAREGSLFSGRIDILATTPTRIRAIFKRTKKKARRTLRAQYPGLPALRPALDFGGDYAFWYPSIKVGERHSRYAPVYFYRFDAAPRLVRWMGLDATHGLELFPLFDRLNGWPGRGMTLLGGRAAFRAVGARMQRWWLGFASAGVPDAHWPRYDELTRETLIIDASDRVESDPGAERRVAWCAFVPHV, encoded by the coding sequence ATGACTGTTCCGGCCAGCAAGATCGCGAGAGAGCAGATCGACGAACTCGTTCGTCGCGTGAGCGGCGGGGACGTGCGCGGTGTGCGCGAGCGTGGCGTGCTCTCCTGGCGCGGCATCCCGTATGCGGCCGCACCCGTGGGTGACCTGCGATTTCGGTCACCCCGGCCGGTTTCCGCGTGGTCGGGCGTGCGACCGGCACACGAGTTCGGTGCGGTCGCGCCGCAAAGCCACCGGGGGCAATTCATCGGCGCGCACCCGCGTATCCCGCAGGGCGAGGATTGCCTCAACCTCAACGTGATCGTGCCGGACGACGCGGCCACCCCGGTCGGAGCGCAGGAGAAGGCCCTGCGCCCGGTCATGGTCTTCATTCACGGCGGTGCGTACAGTGTCGGGTCGTCCCGCGAGGTGCCTAAGCAGGGGGAGGGGCTCGTGCGGCGCGGCGGCATCGTGTATGTGAGTCTCAATTACCGGCTGGGTGCCCTCGGGTACCTCGATTTCAGCCGGTATTCCACGCCGGAGCGCCCCTTCGAGAGCAACCTGGGTCTACGTGACCAGGTCGCAGCCCTGCAATGGGTGCAGGAGAATATTCGCGAATTTGGGGGTGACCCGGATGCCGTCACCCTGTTCGGCGAGTCGGCCGGCGGAAACGCGGTGACGACGCTCATGACGGTGCCGACCGCCGCTGGTCTCTTTCATCGCGCCATCGCGCAGAGCGCCCCGGCCAATGCCGTGTATCCGCCGTCGTTGACCGCTCGGTGGGCCGCGGAATTCGTGCAGAGCCTCGCCGAGGTGCGGGGCGCACCCGCTGAACCGGCGGGCGCCGAAACCGGTGACCCTGCGGTTCGCTTGCTGCTCGACACCGATCCGGCCCGACTGGCCGAGGCGACGACCGAGCTCACCCTGCGCACCCCGGATCAGGATCCTGGGACGATTCCGCTGTGTCCGGTCATTGACGGGGTCTTTCTTCCGGAGCGTCCGCTTGATGCCTTCCGGGATGGCCGAGCCCACCGCGTACCGTTGATCATCGGGACCAATGCGCGAGAAGGGTCCCTCTTCAGCGGGCGCATCGACATTCTCGCTACGACGCCCACCCGCATCCGGGCAATTTTCAAGAGAACCAAGAAGAAGGCGCGCAGAACACTCAGGGCGCAGTACCCGGGACTCCCCGCCCTGCGCCCGGCCCTCGACTTCGGCGGTGATTACGCGTTCTGGTACCCGAGCATCAAGGTGGGGGAACGACATTCCCGTTACGCCCCGGTGTACTTCTACCGCTTCGACGCTGCCCCACGGTTGGTGCGATGGATGGGGCTCGACGCAACGCACGGACTGGAGCTGTTCCCGCTCTTTGACCGTTTGAACGGATGGCCGGGTCGGGGCATGACCCTGCTTGGTGGGCGGGCCGCCTTCCGGGCCGTCGGTGCCCGTATGCAACGCTGGTGGCTGGGGTTCGCCAGTGCGGGGGTTCCCGACGCCCACTGGCCCCGCTATGACGAGTTGACCCGCGAAACCCTCATCATCGACGCGAGTGACCGCGTTGAGTCTGACCCGGGCGCCGAACGCCGCGTGGCCTGGTGCGCGTTCGTGCCCCACGTCTGA
- a CDS encoding peptidase: MIDWLAFVIVAGASLVSAIVVVGLYSLGLRLLTTGGRIPLVDPAEFTGAITVLTPKRAAKIAKRTRKAAAANPLTDSQKRIAIAAGYACFVLCAGAGLYGVYLVIPALHR; encoded by the coding sequence GTGATCGACTGGCTCGCCTTTGTCATCGTGGCGGGGGCATCGCTTGTCTCTGCCATCGTGGTCGTTGGCCTGTATTCCCTCGGGCTGCGACTACTCACGACCGGAGGGCGGATCCCGCTGGTGGATCCGGCCGAATTCACGGGTGCCATCACGGTGCTCACCCCGAAGCGCGCGGCCAAGATCGCCAAGCGCACCCGCAAGGCGGCGGCGGCCAATCCGTTGACCGACTCGCAGAAACGCATCGCGATCGCTGCCGGCTACGCGTGCTTCGTTCTCTGCGCCGGTGCCGGGCTGTACGGCGTGTACCTTGTCATCCCCGCGCTTCACCGCTGA
- a CDS encoding 6-phosphofructokinase — protein MKIGILTSGGDCPGLNAVIRGAVLKGERVHDAEFVGIRNGWNGLVEGEFITLDRHSVRGLSGQGGTILGSSRTNPFEGANGGPENIQRTLDAEGIDAVIAIGGEGTLTAAHRLTEAGLKIVGVPKTIDNDLEATDYSFGFNTAVEIATEAIDRLRTTAESHGRCMVVEVMGRHVGWIALHSGMAGGAHAILIPEQPKTIEQICEWVEHVRARGRAPVIVVSEGFLLSGMEQAHSHKGLDAFDRPRLGGISEIIAPLIEETTGIESRATVLGHTQRGGAPSAYDRVLATRLGMAAVDAIYAEQWGSMVSLRGTEIEVVSIAAATIGLKKVSPVRYDEAAVLFG, from the coding sequence ATGAAGATCGGTATCCTCACCAGTGGGGGCGACTGCCCCGGACTCAATGCGGTCATTCGCGGCGCCGTGCTCAAGGGCGAACGCGTGCACGATGCAGAGTTCGTTGGTATTCGCAACGGCTGGAACGGGCTCGTGGAGGGCGAGTTCATCACTCTCGACCGGCACAGCGTGCGCGGCCTCTCGGGCCAGGGTGGAACCATCCTCGGCAGCTCACGCACCAACCCGTTCGAAGGTGCCAACGGCGGTCCGGAGAACATCCAGCGCACACTTGACGCCGAGGGTATCGACGCCGTCATCGCCATCGGCGGGGAGGGCACGCTCACCGCCGCTCACCGTCTCACCGAAGCCGGACTCAAGATCGTGGGCGTGCCCAAGACGATTGACAACGACCTCGAGGCCACCGACTACTCCTTCGGCTTCAACACCGCGGTGGAAATCGCCACCGAGGCCATCGACCGGCTGCGCACGACCGCAGAGTCACACGGGCGATGCATGGTGGTGGAGGTCATGGGCCGTCACGTCGGCTGGATCGCTCTGCACTCCGGCATGGCCGGCGGTGCCCACGCCATCCTCATCCCCGAGCAGCCGAAGACGATCGAGCAGATCTGCGAGTGGGTCGAGCACGTGCGCGCACGAGGACGCGCCCCGGTCATCGTGGTGTCGGAGGGGTTCCTGCTCTCCGGAATGGAACAGGCGCACTCGCACAAGGGCCTCGACGCGTTCGACCGGCCGCGGCTCGGGGGGATCAGCGAAATCATTGCGCCCCTCATTGAGGAGACAACCGGGATCGAATCCCGCGCCACGGTGCTCGGTCACACCCAGCGCGGTGGCGCGCCGTCGGCATATGACCGAGTGCTGGCGACGCGACTCGGTATGGCTGCGGTCGATGCCATCTACGCCGAGCAGTGGGGCTCGATGGTCTCCCTGCGCGGCACCGAAATCGAGGTTGTCAGCATTGCTGCGGCCACGATCGGCCTCAAGAAGGTTTCACCGGTGCGCTACGACGAGGCCGCTGTCCTGTTCGGATAG
- a CDS encoding uracil-xanthine permease family protein, with the protein MALPWTLHGDGKTVGAQEVVGPGERLSWPITIGIGAQHVVAMFGATFLVPLLTGFPPSTTLLFSGIGTLLFLLITGNKLPSYLGSSFAFIAPITAATASAGMGSALFGIMAVGVLLAIIGLVVQLTGTWWIDKLMPPIVSGAIVALIGFNLAPVARANFDQAPLTAGITLLAVILCTVLFRGILGRLSIFLGVLVGYVAAVAFGQVDFSQVAAAPWVGLPPFTAPANPFENPAAVFGVLPAFLPVVLVLIAENVGHIKGVAQMTDAKVNRLTGRALLADGLATMLAGFSGGSGTTTYGENIGVMAATRIYSTAAYWVAGITAILLGLSPKIGAVINTIPAGVLGGVTTALYGLIGVIGVKIWLDNKVDFSKPVNQFTAATALIIGIADFTLSAGTLSFNGIALGTIAAIVIYHLMTWLGRVRRTA; encoded by the coding sequence ATGGCACTTCCCTGGACTCTGCACGGTGACGGAAAAACAGTCGGAGCACAGGAGGTCGTCGGCCCCGGTGAGCGCCTCAGCTGGCCGATAACCATCGGTATCGGCGCCCAACACGTCGTCGCCATGTTCGGCGCGACCTTCCTCGTACCGCTGCTGACCGGTTTCCCGCCGAGCACGACGCTGCTGTTCTCGGGAATCGGTACGTTGCTTTTCCTGCTCATCACGGGCAATAAACTCCCGAGCTACCTCGGCTCGTCGTTCGCGTTCATCGCGCCGATCACGGCCGCCACGGCGTCGGCGGGAATGGGCAGCGCCCTCTTCGGCATCATGGCCGTCGGTGTGCTGCTGGCCATTATCGGGCTGGTCGTGCAACTCACCGGAACCTGGTGGATTGACAAGCTCATGCCACCCATCGTGTCCGGGGCCATTGTGGCCCTCATCGGGTTCAACCTCGCCCCGGTGGCCAGGGCGAACTTCGACCAGGCGCCCCTCACCGCGGGGATCACGCTGCTGGCGGTGATCCTGTGCACCGTGCTCTTCCGGGGCATCCTCGGCCGGCTGTCGATCTTTCTCGGAGTGCTCGTGGGCTACGTGGCCGCCGTTGCCTTCGGACAGGTCGACTTCAGCCAGGTGGCTGCTGCCCCCTGGGTGGGCCTGCCGCCATTCACCGCCCCGGCGAATCCGTTCGAGAACCCGGCAGCCGTGTTCGGCGTGCTACCGGCGTTCCTGCCGGTCGTTCTCGTTCTCATCGCCGAGAACGTGGGCCACATCAAGGGCGTGGCCCAGATGACGGATGCGAAAGTGAACCGGCTCACCGGGCGGGCACTGCTCGCCGACGGGCTCGCGACCATGCTCGCCGGTTTCAGCGGCGGCAGCGGAACCACAACCTATGGCGAGAATATCGGGGTGATGGCGGCCACGCGCATCTATTCGACGGCCGCCTATTGGGTGGCCGGGATCACGGCGATTCTCCTCGGGCTCTCCCCGAAGATCGGTGCCGTCATCAACACGATCCCGGCGGGAGTGCTCGGTGGCGTCACGACAGCGCTTTACGGCCTCATCGGCGTTATCGGCGTGAAGATCTGGCTCGACAACAAGGTCGACTTCTCCAAGCCCGTCAACCAGTTCACCGCGGCGACCGCACTCATCATCGGCATCGCCGACTTCACGCTCTCTGCCGGCACGCTGAGCTTCAACGGGATTGCCCTGGGCACGATCGCTGCAATCGTGATCTACCACCTGATGACATGGCTCGGCCGGGTGCGCCGCACGGCCTGA
- a CDS encoding DUF6804 family protein codes for MGTPAAPTFTRAAVAPGILGAIVLLAGAALFGDESYIIIRYAVSILALIITVFVIQAKSWWWLLGLVPIAVLWNPIVIIPLEGQGWESAQYIAALVFIIAGIRTKVPVKHA; via the coding sequence ATGGGCACCCCAGCTGCACCAACGTTCACCCGCGCCGCGGTCGCGCCGGGAATTCTCGGCGCCATCGTGCTTCTGGCCGGTGCCGCGCTCTTCGGCGACGAGTCGTACATCATCATCCGATATGCCGTGAGCATCCTCGCCCTCATCATCACGGTTTTTGTCATTCAGGCGAAGTCCTGGTGGTGGCTGTTGGGTCTCGTCCCCATTGCCGTGCTCTGGAATCCCATCGTCATAATTCCGCTCGAGGGCCAGGGATGGGAATCCGCCCAGTACATTGCGGCCCTCGTCTTCATCATTGCGGGAATTCGAACCAAGGTGCCGGTGAAGCACGCCTGA
- a CDS encoding DEAD/DEAH box helicase: MRPRSRDDDAPIIPILARKVREVEAKAQTGAKLGPTNRTKYQVIALLMREERARVKADTEQTDINRAELLKRLDGIAQILAKTAARDTSLITLLEPDAGVSTVAQRFRRDWLLESGAELSPDELIITREPEVKAPAPANQVVPASVRMRQLANPFLAPDFSAAQAAPMSRARRLANWDLLGPLFKSFEYGSGGQAASMDMPEAPALDRLSPPGMDLMRHQARFVESARLGHRSYLLADEPGLGKTAQSLLAASVSNAYPLLAIVPNVVKMNWAREVELWTPNRRATVIHGDGHTLDAFADVVVVNYDVLDRHLAWLGTLGFKGMVVDEAHFIKNLQSQRSKHVLSLAEQIRRRTPGGNPLLMALTGTPLINDVDDFRAIWQFLGWIDGDKPAPALLQRLEETGLTPADPSFYAEARAAVIDMGIVRRRKVDVAADLPAKRIADLPVELDDELGRSIQKAERELGARLVVRYNALVAARHSGPGPIAPDADQRDSYIRAVAHAELEDSKGQTTGENVFTMVRKIGQAKAGLAADYAAQLARSVGKVVFFAKHIDVMDAAEDLFAKRELRTVSLRGDQSAVARQAAIDAFNNDPDVSIAVCSLTAAGVGVNLQAASNVVLAELSWTAAEQTQAIDRVHRIGQDEPVTAWRIIAAHTIDARIADLIGSKQGLAARALDGSQEEDRSADSIQASALVYLLTQALDGTP; the protein is encoded by the coding sequence ATGCGACCGCGATCCCGAGACGATGATGCGCCCATCATTCCCATCCTGGCGCGCAAGGTGCGCGAGGTGGAAGCCAAGGCCCAGACCGGCGCCAAGCTTGGACCGACAAACCGCACGAAGTACCAGGTCATCGCGCTCCTCATGCGCGAAGAGCGCGCCCGGGTCAAGGCCGACACCGAGCAAACAGATATCAATCGCGCGGAACTGCTCAAGCGCCTTGACGGTATCGCGCAGATCCTGGCGAAAACGGCCGCCCGCGATACGAGCCTGATCACCCTGCTTGAACCCGATGCCGGTGTCTCCACCGTGGCCCAGAGGTTCCGCCGCGACTGGCTGCTTGAGTCGGGGGCAGAGCTCAGCCCCGACGAGTTGATCATCACCCGCGAGCCGGAGGTCAAGGCCCCCGCGCCGGCCAACCAGGTTGTTCCGGCGTCGGTCAGGATGCGACAGCTTGCCAACCCCTTCCTCGCTCCCGATTTCAGCGCGGCGCAGGCTGCTCCCATGTCGCGCGCGCGTCGCCTGGCCAACTGGGACCTGCTGGGGCCCCTTTTCAAATCCTTTGAATACGGCTCCGGCGGACAGGCCGCTAGCATGGACATGCCCGAAGCCCCCGCACTCGACCGCCTGTCCCCGCCCGGCATGGACCTCATGCGGCACCAGGCTCGTTTCGTCGAGAGCGCCAGGCTGGGCCACCGCAGCTACCTGCTCGCTGACGAGCCGGGACTGGGCAAGACGGCGCAGAGCCTGCTCGCGGCATCCGTCAGCAACGCGTACCCGCTTCTGGCCATCGTGCCCAACGTCGTGAAGATGAACTGGGCGCGGGAGGTGGAACTGTGGACGCCGAATCGCCGGGCGACCGTGATTCACGGCGACGGTCATACCCTCGACGCCTTTGCCGACGTTGTGGTTGTCAACTACGACGTGCTGGACAGGCACCTCGCCTGGCTGGGCACCCTCGGTTTCAAGGGCATGGTCGTCGATGAGGCGCACTTCATCAAGAACCTGCAGTCGCAACGATCCAAACATGTGCTCTCCCTTGCGGAGCAGATCCGTCGTCGCACCCCCGGCGGCAACCCCCTGCTGATGGCCCTCACCGGAACACCCCTGATCAACGATGTGGACGATTTTCGTGCCATCTGGCAGTTCCTCGGCTGGATCGATGGCGACAAGCCGGCACCGGCACTGTTGCAGCGCCTCGAGGAGACCGGACTCACCCCCGCCGATCCGAGCTTCTACGCCGAGGCCCGTGCTGCGGTCATCGACATGGGAATCGTGCGTCGCCGGAAGGTCGACGTGGCAGCCGACCTTCCGGCGAAGCGGATCGCCGACCTCCCGGTCGAACTCGACGACGAACTCGGTCGCTCCATCCAGAAGGCGGAACGCGAACTCGGCGCCCGCCTCGTGGTGCGCTACAACGCGCTCGTGGCGGCCCGGCATTCGGGTCCAGGGCCCATCGCCCCGGACGCCGACCAGCGCGATTCCTACATCCGTGCGGTCGCTCACGCGGAACTCGAAGATTCCAAGGGTCAGACCACCGGTGAGAACGTCTTCACGATGGTTCGCAAGATCGGCCAGGCCAAGGCGGGCCTCGCGGCGGACTACGCCGCCCAACTGGCCCGCTCGGTGGGCAAGGTCGTGTTCTTCGCCAAGCACATCGACGTGATGGATGCCGCGGAGGACCTCTTCGCCAAGCGCGAGCTGCGCACGGTCTCGCTGCGCGGCGATCAGAGCGCCGTCGCCCGTCAGGCAGCGATTGACGCCTTCAACAACGACCCGGACGTCTCCATTGCGGTGTGCTCGCTCACCGCGGCCGGCGTGGGCGTGAACCTGCAAGCGGCATCGAACGTGGTGTTGGCCGAGTTGAGCTGGACCGCCGCCGAACAGACGCAGGCCATCGACCGAGTGCACCGCATCGGGCAGGATGAGCCCGTCACAGCGTGGCGCATCATTGCCGCCCACACCATCGACGCTCGCATTGCCGACCTGATCGGCAGCAAGCAGGGCCTCGCCGCCCGGGCACTCGACGGATCCCAGGAAGAAGACAGGTCGGCCGACTCGATTCAGGCCAGCGCGCTGGTCTACCTGCTCACCCAGGCTCTCGACGGCACCCCTTAA